The sequence TTCCGTCAGCGGCGAAGGCGACCGCACCAAGCGGCTGCAGAAGAACGGCGCCTTTGTTGCCTGGATCTTCTTCATGCTGTTTGCCCTGTCACTGGCGCTGATCAGCACGGCGCTGGCCGCCGTCGGCACCGACTTCGAGCAGTCCATCGTGCTGGCGATTGCTTCGCTTGCGACCACCGGGCCGCTGACTGAAAGCGCCGCCAGCGAGCCGATCGTGCTGAACCTGCTGGCCACACCGGCGAAATTGATCCTGTGCATTGCGATGGTGCTGGGGCGGCTGGAGACGCTGGCGTTCATCGCGCTGTTGTCGCCGAACCTTTGGCGCAGCTGACGGCCGCTTGCCGTTAAGACGTGTTTTTCGGGTGGAAACTTATTTTTTCTCCGTTCATAGTGGTTTTTAACGTGCGTGCTGGTCCGCAGCGCGTGGCAAGAACAAAGGCGAGATAATAAAAAATGGCTTCGGACAGACAGAATCTTCAGGATGCCTTCCTGAATCACGTTCGCAAAACCAAGGTTCCGGTTACAATCTTTCTGATCAACGGGGTTAAACTGCAGGGTGTGATCACCTGGTTCGACAATTTCTGCGTGCTGCTGCGCCGCGACGGACAGTCGCAGCTGGTCTACAAACACGCGATTTCGACCATCATGCCGGCCCAGCCGATCAGTCTCTATGAGGGTGAAGACTCCAATTGATGGAGCATGAAAGGAAGCGCACCCGCGCCTGGGTGCTGCATCCGGAAATCAAATCCGACAGCGGGCGCCGCGACGCAGCCCCCGCACTTGAGGAGGCCGTTGCGCTGGCAGCGGCCTTGCCCGATCTTGATGTGATCGGCTCCAACGTGGTGCGCCTGCCCAAGGCGCATCCGGGGACGCTGTTCGGCTCCGGCAAGATCGAGGAGCTGGGGAGCATCCTGAAGGCGGAGGAGATTGAACTGGTCTTGATTGACGGGCCGGTTTCCCCCGTTCAGCAGCGCAACCTGGAAAAGGCATGGAAGGTCAAGATCCTGGACCGGACCGGGCTGATCCTGGAGATCTTCTCGGACCGTGCGGCCACCCGCGAAGGCGTGCTGCAGGTCGAGATGGCGGCGCTCAGCTATCAGCGCACGCGTCTGGTGCGGGCCTGGACCCACCTGGAACGCCAGCGCGGCGGACTGGGCTTTGTCGGCGGACCCGGCGAAACCCAGATCGAGGCGGACCGGCGCGCCATTGACGATCAGCTGGTGCGCCTGCGCCGCCAACTGGACAAGGTGGTGAAAACCCGGACCTTGCACCGCGCCTCTCGCGCCAAGGTGCCCTATCCGATTGTGGCGCTGGTGGGCTATACCAACGCGGGCAAGTCGACCCTGTTCAACCGCCTGACGGGGGCTGAAGTGATGGCCAAGGACATGCTCTTTGCCACGCTGGACCCGACCATGCGGCGGGTGGAGATCCCGGACGGGCCGGAGGTGATCCTGTCCGACACGGTGGGCTTCATCTCAAACCTGCCGACGGAACTGGTCGCCGCCTTCCGCGCCACCCTGGAAGAGGTGCTGGCGGCGGATGTGATCCTGCATGTGCGCGATATCAGTCACGAGGACAGCAAGCAGCAGGCAGAGGACGTGGAGGCGATCCTGGCCTCTCTGGGGGTGGATGAAAACCGCGCCCGGATCGAGGTCTGGAACAAGCTCGACCAGTTGCCGGAGGAAGAGGCCGAAGCCCGCCGCCAGCGGGCCGAACGCGAGGATGGCATCCATGCGATATCGGCTCTGACGGGCGAGGGGCTGGACGGACTTTTGGCCGACATCGCCGAAAAGCTGCAAGGCGTCCGCCACGAGGAAACCCTGACCCTGACCTTTGCCCAGGGCAAGCAGCGTGCCTGGCTGTTCAAGGAGGACCTGGTGCAGCAGGAGGAGCAGACCGAGACCGGATTTGACATCACCGTGCTGTGGACCGACCGGCAGAAGGCCAAGTTCGACAGGCTTTGAAACGGACCTTGATGCACATTAAAAAACGGGCGCCGCAGCGCCCGTTTTTTATTGCCCCGGTCCGGTTACCGCGGGGTGATCCGGGTGATGCCGACCGCAGCGGCGCGGGCCAGATCCTCGTCCAGCGACATCGGGATATACTCGCCGCGGCGCCATAGCTGGGCCATGTCGTCGTAATAGCGCGACAGCGGGTGGCCGGACTGGCCGGTGGACACGATGAAGACTGAGCTGTCCGGGTCAGCGAAATCATAAACCCCGCGGTAGCCGGCGGCGTGGATGTTCTGGAACGGATGCGGATCCTTGCCGGAGCTTTTGCCGCGCTGAAGGGTGTTGTCGCTGCCGCTGGTGGACTGGCGGATGTTCACGAAATAGCGCAAAAGCGGCACCTTGCCCAGAACGGCGTGGTCCTGCGCCGCCTGGTGGGCATCGCCCCAGCGCAGCGATTCCAGCGCACTGCCATAGCGCTCCTCAATCCAGATCAGGGCATCGTCCAGCGCCAGCCGGGCCATGTCGGTGCAGCTTTCCTGCGGCGCGCTTTGGATTACGTCGCACCACGCCGACGCGCCATCGACATTGCGGTAGACCCGCTCGATGAACAGCGGTTCCACATGGCGGAAGGATTTGGCCACTGGTCCCAGCTCATCCGTGATCAGCCGGGCCTGCAGCGCCCGCACCCAAGCGGCATAGATCAGCGGCTCCGGCAGGTGCTCGTTCATCTCGCCGTTCCACTCCGACAGCAGGGTCAGGGCAATCTGGCGCTGGCGCTCGCGGGTGCCGGCAGGTGCGGCTTCACCGGTGAACCACAGGTCGGCGCCGATCAGCGGCAGCAGGGTGCGCGCGGTATAAGACACCGTGTCCAGCTGCGCCTCGATAAAGCTGTCGCGGGTATGCACCTCGCGGTTCTGCATCAGCTTCTGCCAGCGGTGGATGCGCTGCGTGTCGCCCCAGTCAAAGGAGACGTGGGCCGGGAAGGTGCGGTCCAGGATCTTGTTGTTGGTGTTGCCCAGAATGCCGCCGGCGGGGCGCAGGAACTCAGGGTTATCCGCATAGGGCGCACGGCCCAGCCAGCGGTTCTCCGGGTGCCACCCCTGGCTGGGCATCCGGCCTTTGCTCTGGTGCTTGCTGTCGCGTGCCGGGAAGGCGCCGACGGTCTTGAGCGCGATGGTTTCGCCGTCCGCAAGCGTCAGGTTCTGAGACGGCGCGATGAAATCCTCGCCCGCGGCGATGGCTTCCTGCACCGAAGTGCTGCGCATCAGATTGATCGCCGCGCTCATCGAGGTGTCCTTGGGGCTGAGCACAGTCCAGCTGAGCGACACCACGTGGCCGGGCGGGGTGATATCCGCCAGGTTGAACATGGAGCCGGGCAGGACCGGGCCATTGTCGGTCCAGCGCAGGGTCAGGGTGACCGGGGCCTCGTCCTTGATCTTGATGATCGAGGGGCGGGAGATGAAATCCTTGTAGCCGTCAACGCTCAGGTATTCCTGGGGGTTTTCCGGGTTCAGCTTTTCGATGAACAGGTCCTGATCATCCAGGTAGGACGAGGTGACCCCCCAACCCAAGGCGTCGGAGCGCCCGGTGATGACGGCCGGGATGCCGGGGATGGTGCCGCCGATCACGCCGCCTGTGCCCAGCTCCAGCCGCGCCAGGTACCAGACGCCGGGGGCGCTCAGGCCCAGATGCGGGTCATTGGCCAGCAGCGTGCCGCCCGCGGCCGACCGGCTGGGCGCGGCGGCCCAGGCGTTCGAGGCGCCGGCCAGGCCGCGCGGCGCCACCGGGAACAGCAGGCTGTCCTCCTCAGCACTGTCGGCGGAGGCAAAGCGGCGGGTGCCGGGCACAAGCTCGGCGTATTCGGGCAGCGCTGTGATGCCGGTTCCCGGCGCATCCGGCAGGATATCCTTGATCCGGGTTTCGTCATTCAGCGCCAGCGAGGTGCGGGCGCGCAGGATTTCTTCGCGCATGTGGCCCGACAGCTGCAGCGCCATCAGCTTCATGATGGCGATGCTGTCGGCGGGCTGCCAGGGGGCCACAGGCATGTTGAAAAGAAACATCTCCGGCGCGCCGCGGCCAAGCGCGTCTTCGTTGATCTCCAGCAGCCGGGCGTTGACGCCGGCGGCATAAGACTCGAGTGCGGCCAATGTCTCAGGCGATTGCACCTCCACCGACTGCCGCGCCAGATTGTAGATGTCCAGGCGCCGCAGGTAGGTGTCGGTCTCCACTGTGCGGGTGCCGAAGATCTCCGACAGGCGGCCCTGGGCGGTGCGGCGCATCACTGCCATCTGCCATAGCCGGTCCTGGGCGTGGGCATAGCCGAGGCCGAAATAGACATCCTCGTCACTGGCGCCATAGCTGCCGAAGATATGCGGCACGTTGGCGTTGTCGCGGACAATTTCGACCGGTGAGGACAGGCCGGGCAGGGCGAGGTCCTTGTCATATTCGGGCAGCGATTGCGAGGCGAGGTAATAGACCAGAAGGGCGGCCAGAACGCTCAGCAGAATCAGCCCCGCAGCAATGCGCAGAAGCCAGCGGAAGAGATGTCCCATCAGCGGTTGTTTCCCATTGGGTTTTTGTCATTTCCACCGGCCGGAAGATTGCGCCTTGCGGCGGCGGTGTTAGGGTTGGCGCCAACATAAGCGAAGACAGATCAAGGGAAAAGCAAATGGCAAAAATCGCGTTTCTGGGGCTCGGCGTCATGGGGTATCCGATGGCCGGCCACCTGCAGGCCGCGGGCCATGAGGTCACCGTCTATAACCGCACCGAGGCCAAGGCCAAAGCCTGGGCCAAAGAGCATGGCGGCCATTTCGCCGCCACCCCGCGCGCCGCGGCTGCGGGCGCGGAGTTCGTCATGGCCTGTGTCGGCAACGACGATGACCTGCGGTCGGTGTGCCTGGGGGCGGATGGCGCTTTTGCGGGCATGGCCAAGGGCACGGTGTTTGTCGACCACACCACAGTATCGGCCAAGGTAACGCGAGAGCTGTATGCGGCGGCGCAGGACCACGGCGCCGCCCTTGTGGATGCGCCGATTTCCGGCGGTCAGGCCGGGGCGGAGAACGGCGCGCTGTCAGTCATGTGCGGCGGTGATGAGGATGCCTATGCGCGGGCGGAGCCGGTGATCGGCGCCTATGCCCGCATCTGCCGCCGCATCGGCGAGAGCGGCGCCGGGCAAATGACCAAGATGTGCAACCAGATCGCCATCGCCGGGCTGGTTCAGGGCTTGAGCGAGGCGCTGCATTTCGCTGAGAAAGCTGGGCTGGACGGGCGCGCGGTGGTCGAGGTGATCAGCCAGGGCGCGGCGGGAAGCTGGCAGATGGCCAACCGTTACGAGACCATGCTGGACGATCACTTCGAGCACGGCTTTGCGGTGGATTGGATGCGCAAGGATCTGGGCATCTGCCTGGATGCCGCCGATGAAACCGGCGCCAGCCTGCCGGTGACGGCTCTGGTCGATCAGTTCTACAAGGACGTGCAGAAGATGGGCGGCGGGCGCTGGGATACCTCGTCGCTGTTCAAACGCCTGCGCCAGTTGGGCTGAGCGGAAATGAAAGTGGCCTTTCCGGTTGGAAAGGCCATGCCTCCGGCGGAGATATTTCGGGCTAGATGAAGGAGCGGATCCTTGCCGGCCGGTTCCCGTTCAGGGGATGATGCGGGTGTATTTGGTGCCTTCCAGGGTGGCGCCCACACGCAGGCCGGCCTGCCCGAAGACGGCGGCAAGCACCGGCGAGGTCAGGGTATTGGTGTCAGCGGTCAGCGAGTTGCCCTCGTCCTTGATCACATATTCCACGTCGGCGCCTGCGGCCCAGCCGGAGGAGCGGCGGAAGCCGGCCAGCGCGTCCTGGGTCATGAAGAACAGCACATGGGCATATTGCTGGGCGCCGATCTGCAGCCCTGCGTTGCCTTTGACGGTGGAATAGTAGTCGACAGTCACGCCGTTGATCCGCAGCGCACCGCGCCCGTAGGCGCCGCCGAACACAAAGCCGGCCTCTGTCACCAGCGGCATCACCAGCATGCCGGTTGCCTTTTCGGCCAGGGTGCGGGTGTTGGGGTACTGGCTGTACATCTGGTTCAGCGTCGCATCAACACGGGCGTCGATGGTGGCGGCGTTGCTGTTGCCGACGCCGTTGCCGCAGGCGGCGGTAACCCCGGCACCGGCCAGGGCGGCCAGGGCAAAGCCGCGGCGGGTCATGCGGGAAGAGGAAAAACTGCTCATTTCTCAGGTGCCTGTAATGATTTGCTGCAAGGCCGGTTTGGCCCGGCTCTGGGGTTGTGTATACGCGGAAAACCGCTGCCTGTCATCAATTGCAAAGCGGTTGTTGGCGGCTTCCCGCTGAAGTGATCCGGCGCAGCCGTCAGCCGTTCAGCAGCTTGGCCGCCGCCGGGGCGAAATAGGTCAGGATGCCGTTGCAGCCAGCCCGCTTGAAGGCCATCAGGCTTTCCATCATCACCTTTTCGCCGTCGATCCAGCCGTTTTGCGCCGCCGCCTGGATCATCGCGTATTCGCCGGAGACCTGATAGGCATAGGTCGGGACGCCAAAGGCGGATTTCACGCGGTGGCAGATGTCCAGATAGGCGATGCCGGGCTTGACCATCACCATGTCGGCGCCTTCCATCAGG is a genomic window of Leisingera caerulea DSM 24564 containing:
- a CDS encoding NAD(P)-dependent oxidoreductase, which gives rise to MAKIAFLGLGVMGYPMAGHLQAAGHEVTVYNRTEAKAKAWAKEHGGHFAATPRAAAAGAEFVMACVGNDDDLRSVCLGADGAFAGMAKGTVFVDHTTVSAKVTRELYAAAQDHGAALVDAPISGGQAGAENGALSVMCGGDEDAYARAEPVIGAYARICRRIGESGAGQMTKMCNQIAIAGLVQGLSEALHFAEKAGLDGRAVVEVISQGAAGSWQMANRYETMLDDHFEHGFAVDWMRKDLGICLDAADETGASLPVTALVDQFYKDVQKMGGGRWDTSSLFKRLRQLG
- a CDS encoding penicillin acylase family protein codes for the protein MGHLFRWLLRIAAGLILLSVLAALLVYYLASQSLPEYDKDLALPGLSSPVEIVRDNANVPHIFGSYGASDEDVYFGLGYAHAQDRLWQMAVMRRTAQGRLSEIFGTRTVETDTYLRRLDIYNLARQSVEVQSPETLAALESYAAGVNARLLEINEDALGRGAPEMFLFNMPVAPWQPADSIAIMKLMALQLSGHMREEILRARTSLALNDETRIKDILPDAPGTGITALPEYAELVPGTRRFASADSAEEDSLLFPVAPRGLAGASNAWAAAPSRSAAGGTLLANDPHLGLSAPGVWYLARLELGTGGVIGGTIPGIPAVITGRSDALGWGVTSSYLDDQDLFIEKLNPENPQEYLSVDGYKDFISRPSIIKIKDEAPVTLTLRWTDNGPVLPGSMFNLADITPPGHVVSLSWTVLSPKDTSMSAAINLMRSTSVQEAIAAGEDFIAPSQNLTLADGETIALKTVGAFPARDSKHQSKGRMPSQGWHPENRWLGRAPYADNPEFLRPAGGILGNTNNKILDRTFPAHVSFDWGDTQRIHRWQKLMQNREVHTRDSFIEAQLDTVSYTARTLLPLIGADLWFTGEAAPAGTRERQRQIALTLLSEWNGEMNEHLPEPLIYAAWVRALQARLITDELGPVAKSFRHVEPLFIERVYRNVDGASAWCDVIQSAPQESCTDMARLALDDALIWIEERYGSALESLRWGDAHQAAQDHAVLGKVPLLRYFVNIRQSTSGSDNTLQRGKSSGKDPHPFQNIHAAGYRGVYDFADPDSSVFIVSTGQSGHPLSRYYDDMAQLWRRGEYIPMSLDEDLARAAAVGITRITPR
- a CDS encoding lipid-binding SYLF domain-containing protein; translation: MSSFSSSRMTRRGFALAALAGAGVTAACGNGVGNSNAATIDARVDATLNQMYSQYPNTRTLAEKATGMLVMPLVTEAGFVFGGAYGRGALRINGVTVDYYSTVKGNAGLQIGAQQYAHVLFFMTQDALAGFRRSSGWAAGADVEYVIKDEGNSLTADTNTLTSPVLAAVFGQAGLRVGATLEGTKYTRIIP
- the hfq gene encoding RNA chaperone Hfq, with protein sequence MASDRQNLQDAFLNHVRKTKVPVTIFLINGVKLQGVITWFDNFCVLLRRDGQSQLVYKHAISTIMPAQPISLYEGEDSN
- the hflX gene encoding GTPase HflX, which encodes MEHERKRTRAWVLHPEIKSDSGRRDAAPALEEAVALAAALPDLDVIGSNVVRLPKAHPGTLFGSGKIEELGSILKAEEIELVLIDGPVSPVQQRNLEKAWKVKILDRTGLILEIFSDRAATREGVLQVEMAALSYQRTRLVRAWTHLERQRGGLGFVGGPGETQIEADRRAIDDQLVRLRRQLDKVVKTRTLHRASRAKVPYPIVALVGYTNAGKSTLFNRLTGAEVMAKDMLFATLDPTMRRVEIPDGPEVILSDTVGFISNLPTELVAAFRATLEEVLAADVILHVRDISHEDSKQQAEDVEAILASLGVDENRARIEVWNKLDQLPEEEAEARRQRAEREDGIHAISALTGEGLDGLLADIAEKLQGVRHEETLTLTFAQGKQRAWLFKEDLVQQEEQTETGFDITVLWTDRQKAKFDRL